CCGGACGGCGGCCGCGACGAGTCGGTCGCGATCCCGCCCGGGCGAACCCACCACCGCGACCTGCTCCGGGCCGTCGGCCAACCGCTGCGCGGCGACCAACGCCCACCCGGCGAACCGGGGCGCACGGGTCATCACCTCGTGGGCGGTGGCGAGAGCTTCCCGCGCTGCTTCCTCGTACCGACCGGACCCGCCGAGAGCGGTGGCCGTGACCAGCGCGTTCACGGTGGCGGACAGACCGGACGGGCTGGCATTGTCGGCCGCTTCCCGCGGGCGGGCGATCAATTGCTCGGCATCGGTCGCGGTGTCGTGGAAGCCGCCGTCGTCCGCCCGGAACCTGGCCAGCGCGTCGTCGAGCAATTGTGTGCCCGCCTCGAAGTAAACGCTGTCGTCGGTGGCCGCTGCGAGGTCGAGCAGGCCGGCAGCGAGGCACCCGAGGTCCTCGAGCACGGCGTCCGGATTGCCGACGACACCGTCGCGGGAGACCCGCCGCAGGCGTCCGTCGACCAGGTGCACTTCGAGCAGGTGATCGGCGATCGCGCGCGCCGCGTCGAGGTACTGGGAATCGGCGAGCGCCTGCGCCGCCGCGACCAGTCCGCTGATCGCCAGGCCGTTCCAGGCGGCGACCACCTTGTCGTCGCGTTCGGGGCGGATCCGCAGTTCGCGCGCGTCCAACAGTTTCTGCCGGACGTCGGCGAGTCGTGTCTCGTCGACGTCGTCGCTCAGTTGCAGCACCGAACTGCCGTGCTCGAAGGTGCCGGTGCGCGTGACCCCGAAGGCCTCTGCCGCCCACCGGCCGTCGTCCTCACCGAGCACTTCGAGGAGTTGTTCCGGGGTCCAGGCGTAGAACTTGCCCTCGACGCCTTCGGAGTCGGCGTCCAAGGAACTGGCCAGGGCACCATGGTCGGTCCGCAGTTCGCGCAGCATGAAGTCGGCGGTCTGCCGCGCGACCCGGTCGCCCAGCGGCGTGCCGAGCCGGGCGTACACACCGAGCAGCTGTGCGTTGTCGTAGAGCATCTTCTCGAAGTGCGGCACGACCCAGTCGCTGTCGACGCTGTAGCGGGCGAAGCCACCACCGAGCTGGTCGTACATCCCGCCGCGCGCCATGGCGTCGCAGGTCTGCTCGAGCATCGTCGCCGCCGACCCGTCACCGTGCGTCGCCCGTAGGCGCAGGAACTCCAGGACCATGGACGGCGGGAACTTCGGTGCACCCCCGAATCCCTTTGATCGGCGGTCGAATTCGCGTTCGAACAGCGCGACCGCAATGTCGAGTTCGGCACCCGTGACGGGGCGTGCTGCAGCGGACTCGCGGTTCAGGTGCTGGCGCAGGGCATCGGCCGCGCCGCGGATGTCGTCCTGCCGGTTCTCCCACGCGTCGGCGAGGAAGCCGAGCACCTGTTGGAAGGCGGGCTGACCGTGGCGCGGCTGCGGCGGAAAGTAGGTGCCGGCGAAGAAGGGCGAGCCGTCGTGGTCGAGGACGCAGGTCATCGGCCAGCCGCCGTGCCCGGTCATCGCGGTGGTGGCGTTCATGTAGATCGCGTCGATGTCCGGGCGTTCTTCGCGGTCGACTTTGATGCTGACGAAGTGCTCGTTCATCAACGCGGCCGTGGCGTCGTCCTCGAACGATTCATGGGCCATCACGTGGCACCAGTGGCAGGCCGCGTACCCGACCGACAGCAGCACCGGGACGCCGCGGCGCCGAGCCTCGGCGAACGCGTCCCGCCCCCACTCCCACCAGTCGACCGGGTTGTCGGCGTGTTGGAGCAGGTAGGGGCTCGTCGCGTGCTGCAAACGGTTGGACATGCCTCGACCGTACGTGCCGGGTGTCAGACGGTTTGAGTCACGGACGAAGCAAACCGTCTGACACTCGGCGCGTCAGCCGACGTCAGCCGACGTCAGCCGACGTCAGCCGACGTCAGCCGACGTCAGCCGACGTCAGCCGACGTCGCGGCGGCGGAAAGTGACCAGGCCGATCAGAAAGCCCACCACCGCGACGACGAGGAGATAGCTCGTGGCAGGCCAGAAACCGAGCCAGTGGATGACCGGTCTGCAGTCGGCTCCACCGCTGTAGCACGGCGGATAGGTCTCCCATTCCTTGCCGTGGTCGACGAACGCACTCAACGCAGTGCCGATGGTCCAGCGACGAGCGTCGGCGATCGAATTCCCCCCGATCAGTTCGACCGCGATGAGCCAAACGGCAGCGAACCCGAGGACGGCCGTCGTGTGGCGCAGCACGAAGCCAAGGGCTGTGCCGACCAGACTGCAGAACACACCGACGCCGAAGAGCCGTCCCAAGGTCGCGAGATAGGTCGACTGTTCACCCGCAGCGAACTCCAGTTCCCCGGACGAGCCGGCCAACCAGAAACCCGGGCCGGCGATCGCCACGAGCACCAGGACCGGCAGCAGCCCCATCAGCGTCGCCACCAGCACCTTGGAGGCATATACGGGGATGCGTTGGGGCTCGAAGGTCAGCCAGGTCATCATCGATCCGGAGGCGAACTCGGCGCACGCCAGACTCGCGCCTAAGACGAGGGCAGCAAGTGCGGCCACCATCAGTAGGCCCGAAGTCCCCTGTTTCAGTACCCCACCGAGGGTGCCGTTCTGACCGACGAAGTCCGACAATTTCGGTTCAGGGAAGTCGCAGAAGTCCGTCGGCGCGTTGTTTCGCTCCGACTCGGGAGTGCTCGCAAGGCAGTCCTTCTCGTACCTCTGGTGATTCTTCGCCCAGTCGTCGTGGGCGAACCTGAAGGTCTGCTGCACCTCGGCCTGGGTCGGCATGTTCGACACCTGCTGGCGCATCGCGAAGATGGTGAACCCGGCGAACAGCAGCGCCAGCAACAGCACGCCTTTGGTGATGCCCCGAGCGAACGCACGCCGGAACTCCGCCTTGATCAATCGGGTCATCGCACACCGCCGGTCGCCTCAAGGCCTTCGGAACGGGTGAGCTCGAGGAACACCGACTCCAGATCGTGACCGGTAGGACGTAGTTCCCGCAACCAGATCCGGTGTGCGGCAAGCATTTCGGAGATCACCGCAGGATCAGCGACGTCCTCGAGGGCAAGATGTCCGTGCTCGGTTCTCACCGGCAGACCGGCTCCCGCAAGCACCTCGCGGGCCTTCTCGTCGTCCGTCGTCCGGACGGTGGCGCCCCCACCGCCCTGCGCCATCAGCTCGGCCACCGATCCCTCGGCCAGAAGCCGTCCCTGACCGATGATCGACACCGTGTCGGCGACCTGCTGGATCTCACTCAGGATGTGACTGCTCACCAGCACCGTGCGCCCCTCGTCGGCCAAGGACCGCATGGTGCGCCGGATCTCGTGAATGCCTGCCGGGTCCAAGCCGTTCGTAGGCTCATCGAAGATCAACAGTTCGGGCGACTTCAACAGCGTGGCGGCGATCGCCAGGCGCTGCTTCATGCCGAGCGAGTACGACTTGAAGGGGTCACCGGCGCGCTCCTTCAGCGAGGTCTCCTCCAACACCCGGTCGACCGCGCGGCGATCGGCACCGATGGCGTCGGCCAGCAGCGACAGGTTCTGTCGGCCGCTGAAGGCAGGGAAGAACTTGGGCGACTCGACGATCGCGCCGACGCGCGAGATCACCTCCGGCAGGTGATCAGGCACCGAGCGTCCGAAGATCTCCATCGTGCCGCCGTCGGCTCGGATGAGTCCGAGCAGCATGCGAAGCGAGGTTGTCTTGCCCGATCCGTTCGGTCCGAGGAAGCCGTGCACACCTCCGACCGGCACGTTGAGGTCGAGCCCCTGAACGGCGACGTGCCGGCCTCGACGACCTCGATAGACCTTGCGCAATCCTGTTGTGCAGACAGCAAATTCGGCGCCCATGCGCTCCCCCGAGTCGATGACGATCGGAAGTGACCGCCGGCTGGGAGACATTCGATCACGGCCGACCTTCGGACCTCGGGACCTTTACGGAATCTTGACGATGTTCCGTCGGGAGTCCTGGTCTCCGAGGAGTACCCCACGGGGCTCGCACCTACTCGACCAACGTGGAGGTTTCGGCGCGCGTCGTGCCAGGTTTCGATCGCGGCACTAGTGGGCTGCGTTTGAAGTCTTCTGACGGTTGGCCTTCGCGAGGATTTGATCGGCGGTCTTGGTCCAGACGAACGGGTGGGATCGGTTGCTCCAGCCGGTGATGAAGGCGCGAATCTTGGCGTTTAGGTCGGGCACGGAGGTGAACGTGCCGCAGTGGATCGCTTGGCGTTCGATGATGCCGAACCAGATCTCGACCATGTTCATCCAGGATGCGTGGGTCGGGGTGAAGTGCACGACCACGCGGGGGTTGACCGCGAGCCATGCCTTGACGTTCTTGTGCTTGTGCGCGGCGTAGTTGTCCATCACCAGGTGCAGTTCCTGGGCGGGGTAGGCCCGGGCGATCTGCTTCAAGAACGCCAGGAACTCCTGGTGGCGGTGCCGGTTCTTACACGCACCGGTGACCTGCCCGGTCGCGATCTCCAAGGCGGCGAACAAGGTGGACGTGCCATGCCGTTTGTAGTCGTGGGTGCGCCGCTCGGGCAGCCCAGGTTGCATCGGCAACATCGGCGCGGTGCGGTCCAACGCCTGGATCTGAGACTTCTCGTCCACGCACAGCACCACCGCGTTCTCCGGCGGATTCAGGTACAACCCGACGACGTCAGTCACCTTCGCGACCAGCTCCGGGTCGGTGAAGAACTTGAACGTCTGCGACCGCCACGGCTGCACCCCGTACTCACGCCAGGTCCGGGCAATCGTCGCGTCCCCCACGCTCAGATGCTTGGCCAGCAGTCGCGTCGACCAGTGCGTGACGCCGTACTTCTTCGGCGGCGGAGTCAACGTGGCAGACACGATCTCCCGGTGATCGATGTGCCTGACCGATGAGAAGTCCTACCCGAAGCTCCCGCAGGGCGATGGCGTGGTGTTCAAGCGCAACAACGGTGCGGGGTGGGCCTTCCGTGTCGAGGGGGCGGCGTTCCGCATCTACAAGGCACCCTCTCCCTCAGCAGGGTGGAGCCAGGTCACCGTTCAACCCAACCCTCCCGTTCCCGCTGGCGACGGAGTGCAAGTTGATTGGGTTCGACCGGCCCAATGAACGCCATCGCGCACACGCGGCATTGAGCCGGACTCTCTCACCCATTGGGGTGATACAGATCACCTGCTCGCCCACCTACGGCCACCGTTGGCCGGTGATCTATCCTCACAGCAGCTCCGGTCTACCTCGTTCCGACAGGCACCTTTCAGAATCTAGGGGGATTCGTGAAGTCAGGCCCACTTGCCACGGTTTTGACCCTCACTCTCGGGAGCATCGCGTACGCACCTGCCGCATCCGCCTCAAGCGCGGCCGAGACTGCCGTGACAACGGTAAGTGAATGCATGTCTCAGGTGACAGCCGACGGCCAATCCCATGCCACGCGGTTTGTGGAAGCTCGATCGACCGCCGAGGCCATGGCCAAACTGGATTCCTTGGAGTGCGGATCTGGGGCTACCCAAATGATGGCAACCCCCAACTACGGGCCATGCACACTAAATCCTGGCGCGATCTACCTCCGAGCGTCATACGGCCATAATGCGGCAGGAAACAAGCCCATTACGACCTGCACCGTTCCGGTATCAAAAATTACTCACGCAAACGACATCCGCTACAAGTGGTACACACTGTGGACAAAGGCCGGTGGCACGACGATGTCATACGCGAGCAATGTAGCCCGCCTGGAACAGAAGAACGTAAACAAGACCTGTCAGGGTAAGACGAACACCACGTTCATCGGCGTCACTCTGGGCACTATCGTGTACGGAGGCAAGACCTACTATGCACGTGCATACACACCGTCACGGGTGCTGGCGTGCAAGATGTAAGCACCACACTTCGCTTCCTTTTCTCCGATTCAGAAGAGCGCAGTCCCATCGAGGGCGTGTTCACCGACGAGAAGCTACTGCACGAGGCTGCGAAGAGCATCGACTCGCGCGCGGATGCGTCCGCCACGTGGGAGGAGGTCATCGTCTCCGAGCCGGGGCGAGTCGCAGACACGGTCCACGCTTGGCTCGCGGCATGGCCGGACAGCCCGGCAGTAGCAAGCGCACATCTCTCACTCCGCGCTGCGGAAGCTTGGATTAGCGACGACCCCCGCCGGTCGAGCGGATACACCCCAGAAGTTCTTGAACTCGTGAAATTCACGGTCGACACCCTGGACGGTGGAACCCGCGTTGACTTGGACGCGACCTAGCCGCGAGCAACAAATGAGGGCGATCCATTGGATCGCCCTCATTTGTATTCCCGCCAAGAAGAACTGAAATCTCGGGCGCTTCAAAGGGGCTCATCACAGATGAGGGTGTAGGAGTTCCTGGCGCGTCGGTCCGGGGGTGAGGGTCGAGGTCTCCCGATGATGAGAGTTCTGACGCAACTCATCTGGAAGACCTCGACGTGCACAACGCT
This is a stretch of genomic DNA from Yimella lutea. It encodes these proteins:
- a CDS encoding ABC transporter ATP-binding protein translates to MSPSRRSLPIVIDSGERMGAEFAVCTTGLRKVYRGRRGRHVAVQGLDLNVPVGGVHGFLGPNGSGKTTSLRMLLGLIRADGGTMEIFGRSVPDHLPEVISRVGAIVESPKFFPAFSGRQNLSLLADAIGADRRAVDRVLEETSLKERAGDPFKSYSLGMKQRLAIAATLLKSPELLIFDEPTNGLDPAGIHEIRRTMRSLADEGRTVLVSSHILSEIQQVADTVSIIGQGRLLAEGSVAELMAQGGGGATVRTTDDEKAREVLAGAGLPVRTEHGHLALEDVADPAVISEMLAAHRIWLRELRPTGHDLESVFLELTRSEGLEATGGVR
- a CDS encoding ABC transporter permease subunit encodes the protein MTRLIKAEFRRAFARGITKGVLLLALLFAGFTIFAMRQQVSNMPTQAEVQQTFRFAHDDWAKNHQRYEKDCLASTPESERNNAPTDFCDFPEPKLSDFVGQNGTLGGVLKQGTSGLLMVAALAALVLGASLACAEFASGSMMTWLTFEPQRIPVYASKVLVATLMGLLPVLVLVAIAGPGFWLAGSSGELEFAAGEQSTYLATLGRLFGVGVFCSLVGTALGFVLRHTTAVLGFAAVWLIAVELIGGNSIADARRWTIGTALSAFVDHGKEWETYPPCYSGGADCRPVIHWLGFWPATSYLLVVAVVGFLIGLVTFRRRDVG
- a CDS encoding thioredoxin domain-containing protein, with the translated sequence MSNRLQHATSPYLLQHADNPVDWWEWGRDAFAEARRRGVPVLLSVGYAACHWCHVMAHESFEDDATAALMNEHFVSIKVDREERPDIDAIYMNATTAMTGHGGWPMTCVLDHDGSPFFAGTYFPPQPRHGQPAFQQVLGFLADAWENRQDDIRGAADALRQHLNRESAAARPVTGAELDIAVALFEREFDRRSKGFGGAPKFPPSMVLEFLRLRATHGDGSAATMLEQTCDAMARGGMYDQLGGGFARYSVDSDWVVPHFEKMLYDNAQLLGVYARLGTPLGDRVARQTADFMLRELRTDHGALASSLDADSEGVEGKFYAWTPEQLLEVLGEDDGRWAAEAFGVTRTGTFEHGSSVLQLSDDVDETRLADVRQKLLDARELRIRPERDDKVVAAWNGLAISGLVAAAQALADSQYLDAARAIADHLLEVHLVDGRLRRVSRDGVVGNPDAVLEDLGCLAAGLLDLAAATDDSVYFEAGTQLLDDALARFRADDGGFHDTATDAEQLIARPREAADNASPSGLSATVNALVTATALGGSGRYEEAAREALATAHEVMTRAPRFAGWALVAAQRLADGPEQVAVVGSPGRDRDRLVAAAVRRFGGPVAVGASDDARLSVLAERGIVTEPAAFVCRGRTCDLPVTDPDALRAGPNQA